A genomic stretch from Schaalia odontolytica includes:
- a CDS encoding ROK family transcriptional regulator — MATHDVDETVLTLIGSGQADTRPALVKQTGLAPSTVSAAVSRLVEAGVIAEADHSVSTGGRRARRLITSDGAGALALVELGAHHGLVALTDPVRGVGEATSLLVDIAKGPRAVLDAVMDEVSRQEDAAGVRVGGLTIAVPGPVDAQRSRVIRPARMPGWDGINVAEVVTEFCGLPALIENDARAGAIGESVFRRRLEGVTPIDTLIYVKAGSAIGGAYLVEGVPQVGQGGLAGDVSHIPVEAAAGRPCKCGNVGCLETIASADSIRADLAASGLVYENNAQLLAAARDGVPEVATAIRHAGALLGHCLAHLVSFLAPQAVIVGGALSAVDAFTAGVRAALHQSCLPSIMENLVTESSRSGREAALWGLSTLTPTKFSKENRS; from the coding sequence ATGGCTACGCATGACGTCGACGAGACTGTTCTGACACTGATTGGATCCGGTCAAGCTGATACGAGGCCCGCTCTTGTCAAGCAGACAGGTCTCGCACCCTCAACGGTGTCAGCCGCCGTCTCGCGCCTCGTCGAGGCCGGGGTCATCGCCGAGGCGGACCACTCCGTCTCCACCGGCGGGCGGCGTGCGCGCCGCCTCATCACCTCCGACGGGGCGGGCGCGCTCGCCCTCGTCGAGTTGGGGGCCCACCACGGCCTCGTCGCCCTGACGGATCCGGTTCGCGGAGTTGGGGAGGCAACCAGTCTCCTCGTCGACATCGCGAAAGGACCCCGGGCGGTGCTCGATGCCGTCATGGACGAAGTCTCCCGCCAGGAAGATGCTGCCGGTGTGCGGGTCGGTGGCCTCACCATAGCGGTCCCCGGCCCCGTCGACGCACAGCGCTCGCGCGTCATCCGTCCCGCCCGCATGCCGGGGTGGGACGGCATCAACGTCGCCGAGGTCGTGACGGAGTTTTGCGGCCTACCCGCCCTCATTGAGAATGACGCGCGCGCGGGAGCCATCGGCGAATCCGTTTTCCGACGTCGCCTCGAAGGGGTCACGCCCATTGACACGCTCATCTACGTCAAGGCTGGATCCGCCATCGGAGGTGCCTACCTCGTTGAAGGCGTGCCCCAGGTGGGGCAGGGCGGACTGGCAGGGGATGTTTCCCACATACCCGTCGAAGCCGCCGCTGGCCGTCCCTGCAAGTGCGGCAACGTCGGCTGCCTCGAGACCATCGCGTCCGCCGACTCCATCCGCGCTGACCTGGCTGCCTCCGGCCTCGTCTACGAAAACAACGCTCAGCTTTTGGCCGCCGCCCGCGATGGCGTCCCCGAAGTTGCAACCGCCATCCGGCATGCGGGTGCCCTCCTGGGGCACTGCCTCGCTCACCTCGTGTCTTTTCTGGCACCTCAGGCAGTCATCGTCGGAGGAGCCCTCTCCGCCGTCGACGCCTTCACAGCCGGAGTGCGCGCAGCCCTCCACCAATCCTGCCTCCCCTCGATCATGGAAAACCTCGTGACCGAATCATCTCGATCAGGGCGCGAAGCGGCGCTCTGGGGGCTTTCGACACTCACCCCGACCAAGTTCTCAAAGGAGAATCGCTCATGA
- a CDS encoding M81 family metallopeptidase: MTKPRIAVAGIHIESSTFTPYMSTADDFIVTRGEELMDRFYWRDEDWATQIEWIPVLHSRALPGGVVERGAYDAWKAEILEGLAGAGPLDGLFFDIHGAMSVQGMDDAEGDLINAIRGVIGPDPMVSASMDLHGNVSQDLFDGCDILTCYRLAPHEDALESRRRAAYNLGMRLLNGQPKPVKALVHVPVLLPGEKTSTRIEPAKSLYKMIDPIEEMDGILDAAIWIGFAWADQPRCKGAVVVTGDDAGLVKEQAERIGQYFWDVRDAFEFVAPVASMKECLAAAEDGPKPFFISDSGDNPGAGGADDVTVALKALLEWKPVQDATLDIVYASIIDPVAAGAAWEAGVGAEVDLEVGGHIDTREPGPLNVHARVEALADDPMGGRTALLRTGGLRFIVTTNRNQYTMYSQFELLGVDITTADVVVVKIGYLEPDLYETQKGWLMALTPGGVDQDLIRLGHHKIERPMYPFDSDMADPDLHAQVVVP; the protein is encoded by the coding sequence ATGACCAAACCCCGTATTGCGGTCGCCGGAATCCACATCGAATCCTCGACGTTCACGCCCTATATGTCCACCGCCGACGACTTCATTGTCACCCGTGGCGAAGAACTCATGGACCGCTTCTACTGGCGTGATGAGGACTGGGCCACCCAGATCGAATGGATCCCCGTCCTGCACTCGCGCGCCCTGCCCGGCGGCGTCGTTGAGCGCGGTGCCTACGACGCGTGGAAGGCGGAAATCCTCGAAGGACTCGCTGGCGCGGGTCCCCTCGATGGCCTCTTCTTCGACATTCACGGCGCCATGAGCGTCCAGGGCATGGACGACGCAGAGGGTGACCTCATCAACGCGATCCGCGGTGTCATCGGCCCCGATCCCATGGTGAGTGCGTCGATGGACCTGCACGGGAATGTTTCCCAGGATCTCTTCGACGGCTGCGATATTCTCACCTGCTACCGCCTCGCGCCCCATGAGGATGCCCTCGAGTCGCGCCGCCGCGCCGCCTACAACCTGGGCATGCGCCTCCTGAACGGGCAGCCCAAGCCAGTGAAGGCCCTCGTTCACGTCCCCGTCCTGCTGCCCGGAGAAAAGACCTCGACCCGCATCGAGCCCGCGAAGTCTCTCTACAAGATGATCGACCCCATCGAAGAGATGGACGGCATCCTGGACGCCGCGATCTGGATCGGCTTCGCGTGGGCCGACCAGCCCCGCTGCAAGGGGGCGGTCGTCGTCACGGGCGACGATGCGGGCCTCGTCAAGGAGCAGGCCGAGCGCATCGGCCAGTACTTTTGGGACGTGCGCGATGCCTTCGAGTTCGTCGCCCCCGTCGCCTCCATGAAAGAGTGCTTGGCTGCCGCAGAGGATGGCCCCAAGCCCTTCTTCATCTCCGACTCCGGTGACAACCCGGGGGCCGGTGGCGCGGATGACGTGACGGTTGCACTGAAGGCTCTGCTCGAGTGGAAGCCCGTCCAAGATGCCACGCTCGACATCGTCTACGCCTCGATTATTGACCCCGTCGCGGCGGGTGCCGCCTGGGAGGCAGGCGTCGGTGCCGAGGTCGACCTCGAGGTCGGCGGACACATCGACACCCGCGAACCCGGACCGCTCAACGTTCATGCGAGAGTCGAGGCCCTCGCCGACGATCCCATGGGTGGCCGCACCGCGTTGCTGCGCACGGGCGGGTTGCGCTTCATCGTGACCACGAACCGCAACCAGTACACGATGTACAGCCAGTTCGAGCTGCTCGGCGTGGATATCACCACCGCCGACGTCGTCGTCGTCAAGATCGGCTACCTCGAGCCCGACCTGTACGAGACCCAGAAGGGTTGGCTCATGGCGCTGACCCCCGGCGGCGTCGACCAGGATCTCATCCGCCTCGGTCACCACAAGATTGAGCGCCCGATGTACCCCTTCGATTCGGATATGGCAGATCCTGATCTGCATGCACAGGTCGTTGTGCCATGA
- a CDS encoding ROK family protein, which yields MSAVRDSQGPVFAGIDIGGTSIKWMIVDEAGTILTQGNQPTEREAVAAQVGRIGAGLAGGYPGLIGFGLICPGLVDETSGTVVYAANLELRGVQLARAVEDATGVPCALMHDGRAAGLAEGLLGAGRGASSFLMMPIGTGISVALMLGDNLWSGATFSAGEVGHSPVFPGGESCRCGSRGCLEVYASAKGIARRYEQATGEDIGAKAIEDAIGNDPVATEVWDTAVRALALSLTHMTLTVDVERIIIGGGLSHAGENLLAPLRAEFASMLTFREAPEIVRASLGGGGGRWGAAILAARVGGSTCYERWQP from the coding sequence ATGAGTGCCGTCAGGGATTCCCAGGGCCCCGTATTCGCGGGAATCGACATCGGCGGCACCTCCATCAAATGGATGATCGTCGACGAGGCCGGTACGATTCTCACGCAGGGCAACCAGCCAACCGAGCGTGAGGCCGTGGCCGCACAGGTGGGGCGCATCGGTGCAGGGCTGGCGGGTGGCTATCCGGGACTGATCGGATTCGGACTGATATGCCCCGGCCTCGTCGATGAGACGAGCGGGACCGTCGTGTACGCGGCAAACCTTGAACTGCGCGGCGTCCAACTGGCGCGCGCGGTCGAGGATGCTACGGGCGTGCCCTGCGCGCTCATGCATGATGGGCGCGCCGCGGGCCTGGCCGAGGGACTCCTCGGCGCGGGTCGCGGGGCCTCGTCTTTCCTCATGATGCCCATCGGGACCGGTATCTCCGTCGCCCTCATGCTCGGAGACAACCTGTGGAGCGGTGCGACGTTCAGCGCCGGGGAAGTCGGGCACTCGCCTGTTTTCCCCGGTGGTGAATCCTGCCGCTGCGGGTCGCGTGGATGCCTGGAGGTCTACGCTTCCGCGAAGGGCATCGCCCGACGCTACGAACAGGCAACGGGCGAGGACATTGGCGCGAAGGCCATCGAGGACGCCATCGGCAACGACCCGGTCGCGACTGAGGTGTGGGATACCGCTGTTCGCGCCCTTGCGCTGTCCCTCACCCACATGACGCTCACCGTCGACGTCGAGCGCATCATCATTGGCGGAGGCCTGTCGCACGCGGGGGAGAACCTACTGGCACCGCTGCGAGCGGAATTCGCGTCGATGCTGACATTCCGCGAGGCCCCTGAGATCGTGCGTGCTTCCCTCGGGGGAGGCGGCGGTCGCTGGGGTGCTGCGATCCTGGCCGCCCGCGTTGGCGGCTCGACGTGCTACGAGAGGTGGCAGCCGTGA
- a CDS encoding copper homeostasis protein CutC, translating into MTIVEICVEDAVGVRRARDGGADRIEICTDLSCGGLTPAFDDVQAALEVAPSGGVQVLVRPRPGDFVHTREEVDRIASDIETLSSIGRGAPVRLGFVVGVVTRDGNIDVDAAARLRDTAEDAPLTFHRGFDQVIDQDRGLDVLMELGYDRVLTTGGDPAVAQPRALARLVERGGEDIVILVSGGLRAHNVAEVVAACGAREVHMRAPGPSGTDQAEVERIVSALHGSPGSRIPTNA; encoded by the coding sequence GTGACGATTGTTGAAATTTGCGTCGAAGACGCTGTGGGTGTGCGCCGTGCGCGAGACGGGGGAGCGGATCGCATCGAGATCTGCACCGACCTGTCGTGTGGCGGCCTGACTCCCGCATTCGACGATGTGCAGGCTGCCCTGGAGGTGGCTCCCTCCGGCGGTGTCCAAGTGCTCGTACGCCCGCGCCCAGGTGACTTCGTCCACACTCGCGAGGAGGTCGATCGCATCGCCTCTGATATTGAGACCCTCTCGTCGATCGGTCGGGGCGCACCGGTGCGACTTGGCTTTGTCGTCGGCGTTGTGACGCGCGACGGGAACATCGACGTGGATGCAGCCGCGCGCCTGCGTGATACGGCTGAGGACGCGCCTCTGACCTTCCACCGTGGCTTCGACCAGGTGATAGATCAGGATCGAGGTCTCGACGTTCTCATGGAGCTCGGCTATGACCGCGTGCTGACGACGGGTGGTGATCCGGCCGTTGCACAGCCGCGCGCTCTCGCCCGCCTCGTGGAGCGCGGGGGAGAGGATATCGTCATCTTGGTGTCGGGTGGTCTGCGCGCTCACAACGTCGCCGAAGTTGTGGCAGCCTGCGGTGCGCGCGAGGTCCACATGCGTGCCCCCGGTCCCTCCGGTACAGACCAGGCCGAGGTTGAGCGGATCGTCTCTGCCCTGCACGGCTCACCCGGCTCACGCATTCCAACAAATGCATAG
- the nagB gene encoding glucosamine-6-phosphate deaminase yields MRIGIFNDEDQIASLAADRILEVYRAKPNFVLGLATGSSPLKLYAELVRRYEAGQISFAQVRSYNLDEYVGLPRDHYEGYANFIHRNLVDLVDMPEGAAHGPDGWCDDLEAGAAAYDEAIKADGGIDIQVLGIGSDGHIGFNEPGGTLASRTHVGVLTEQTRRDNARFFDGDIDQVPTHCVTQGLGTIMDSRAHIFIATGEGKADAVKAMIEGGVTQRWPASILQHHPDVTVLLDEAAASKLELADFYKEVWEKEHL; encoded by the coding sequence ATGAGAATTGGAATTTTCAACGACGAAGATCAGATCGCGTCCCTCGCAGCGGACCGCATCCTTGAGGTGTACCGTGCTAAGCCGAACTTCGTGCTCGGCCTGGCGACCGGCTCCTCGCCGCTCAAGCTCTACGCAGAGCTCGTGCGCCGCTACGAGGCAGGTCAGATCTCCTTTGCCCAGGTTCGTTCCTACAACCTCGACGAATACGTGGGCCTGCCCCGCGACCACTACGAGGGCTACGCGAACTTCATCCACCGCAACCTCGTCGACCTCGTCGACATGCCCGAGGGCGCGGCACACGGCCCCGACGGATGGTGCGATGACCTTGAGGCTGGCGCTGCCGCCTACGACGAGGCCATCAAGGCCGATGGTGGCATCGACATCCAGGTCCTCGGCATCGGAAGCGACGGCCACATCGGCTTCAACGAGCCCGGCGGCACCCTCGCGTCGCGCACCCACGTGGGCGTCCTGACCGAGCAGACCCGCCGCGATAACGCCCGCTTCTTCGATGGCGACATCGACCAGGTCCCCACCCACTGCGTGACCCAGGGCCTGGGCACGATCATGGACTCGCGCGCCCACATCTTCATCGCCACGGGTGAAGGTAAGGCCGACGCGGTCAAGGCCATGATCGAGGGCGGCGTCACCCAGCGCTGGCCCGCCTCCATCCTCCAGCACCACCCCGACGTCACCGTGCTCCTTGACGAGGCTGCCGCCTCCAAGCTCGAGCTCGCAGACTTCTACAAGGAGGTCTGGGAGAAGGAACACCTGTGA
- a CDS encoding DUF3039 domain-containing protein has product MRNALDEPTGPSAPSGPSTASSTGLLERTETRKEHTGGDGDRFAHFVRKDKANSSMVTGQPVVALCGKVWIPTRDASQYPVCPTCKELRDSMGKNGRNWPFSDGGKGSDK; this is encoded by the coding sequence ATGCGTAATGCCCTCGATGAACCCACCGGCCCCTCCGCGCCCTCCGGTCCCTCCACCGCGTCCTCGACCGGCCTGCTGGAGCGTACCGAGACCCGCAAGGAGCACACGGGCGGGGACGGCGACCGCTTCGCCCACTTCGTGCGCAAGGACAAGGCGAACTCATCGATGGTCACGGGCCAGCCCGTCGTCGCCCTGTGCGGCAAGGTCTGGATCCCCACCCGCGACGCCTCGCAATACCCGGTGTGCCCCACCTGCAAGGAACTGCGCGACTCGATGGGGAAGAATGGCCGTAACTGGCCATTCTCCGACGGCGGAAAGGGCTCCGACAAGTGA
- a CDS encoding DEAD/DEAH box helicase produces MSEITRRAPVGRLRAWQAAALDRYMATSPRDFLAVATPGAGKTTFALTLATELIARGIVDKLTVVCPTEHLKGQWASSAARFGIHIDPDFTNAQGVAGSHFDGVAVTYAQIGSNPAVHAARTRAYRTLVILDEIHHAGDSLSWGDGVREAFTDATRRLALTGTPFRSDTSPIPFVTYEEDEEGIRRSRADYTYGYGDALKDNVVRPVLFMSYSGQMAWRTNAGDEVSARLGEPLTKDMMKQAWRTALDPKGEWIPAVLRAADLRLEEVRRAVPDAGGLVIASNQDHARAYARHLRLITGKAPTIVLSDDADASDRISEFAGSADKWMVAVRMVSEGVDVPRLAVGVYATNASTPLFFAQAIGRYVRARRRGETATVFIPSVVPLLTLAGGMEVERDHALDRPRREEASEDDMWNPEDALVAAANREEKASSDLLSQFEVLGADAEFDGVLFDGAAWGAGAEVGSEEEQEYLGIPGLLDADQVTTLLRARQADQVAAQKKTRAAQKMREDNAGIPAHKLRAAKRKELQHLVSTWSRRSGETHATIHSRLRSRCGGPEVAQATTEQIEARIALLREWFVGRH; encoded by the coding sequence GTGAGCGAGATAACCCGGCGCGCACCCGTTGGCAGGCTGCGCGCCTGGCAGGCCGCTGCCTTGGACCGCTATATGGCGACCTCCCCGCGCGACTTCCTGGCGGTCGCGACCCCGGGCGCAGGCAAGACGACCTTCGCCCTGACTCTCGCGACCGAGCTGATCGCCCGCGGTATCGTCGACAAGCTGACCGTCGTGTGCCCCACCGAGCACCTGAAGGGGCAATGGGCATCGAGTGCGGCGCGTTTCGGCATCCACATCGACCCTGATTTCACGAACGCGCAGGGCGTGGCTGGCTCGCACTTCGACGGGGTGGCCGTCACCTACGCGCAGATCGGCTCCAACCCGGCCGTCCACGCGGCGCGCACCCGCGCCTATCGCACCCTCGTCATTCTCGATGAGATCCACCACGCCGGTGACTCCCTGTCGTGGGGTGATGGCGTGCGCGAAGCATTCACGGACGCGACACGTCGCCTGGCCCTGACGGGCACGCCCTTCCGCTCCGACACCTCTCCGATCCCCTTCGTCACCTACGAGGAGGACGAGGAGGGCATCCGACGCTCGCGCGCCGACTACACGTACGGCTACGGCGATGCGCTGAAGGACAACGTGGTGCGGCCCGTCCTGTTTATGTCCTACTCGGGGCAGATGGCCTGGCGTACCAACGCGGGAGACGAGGTCAGCGCTCGCCTCGGTGAGCCCCTCACGAAGGACATGATGAAGCAGGCCTGGCGCACCGCGCTGGACCCCAAGGGCGAGTGGATTCCCGCCGTCCTGCGAGCCGCTGACCTGCGCCTCGAAGAGGTGCGCCGCGCCGTGCCTGACGCGGGCGGCCTTGTCATCGCTTCCAACCAAGACCACGCGCGCGCCTACGCGCGTCACCTGCGCCTCATTACCGGCAAGGCCCCCACGATCGTGCTGTCCGATGACGCGGACGCCTCCGACCGCATCTCCGAGTTCGCCGGCTCCGCCGACAAGTGGATGGTCGCCGTGCGCATGGTCTCCGAGGGCGTCGATGTGCCGCGCCTTGCGGTCGGTGTCTATGCGACAAACGCTTCCACGCCGCTATTCTTCGCCCAGGCCATCGGCCGGTACGTGCGAGCCCGGCGACGTGGCGAGACGGCCACCGTCTTCATCCCCTCTGTCGTGCCTCTGCTGACCCTTGCCGGTGGCATGGAAGTCGAGCGCGACCACGCGCTGGATCGTCCCCGGCGGGAGGAGGCCAGCGAAGACGACATGTGGAACCCCGAGGATGCGCTGGTCGCCGCGGCGAACCGTGAGGAAAAGGCGTCCTCCGACCTGCTCTCTCAGTTCGAGGTCTTGGGGGCGGACGCCGAGTTCGACGGCGTCCTTTTCGACGGTGCCGCGTGGGGTGCGGGTGCCGAGGTGGGCTCCGAGGAAGAGCAGGAATACCTCGGTATCCCCGGCCTGCTTGACGCCGATCAGGTGACGACCCTGCTTCGCGCCCGCCAAGCTGACCAGGTCGCCGCCCAGAAGAAGACCCGCGCCGCGCAGAAGATGCGCGAAGACAATGCCGGCATTCCGGCCCACAAGCTGCGTGCCGCCAAGCGCAAGGAGCTCCAGCATCTGGTTTCCACGTGGTCGCGTCGCTCCGGTGAAACCCACGCGACCATCCACTCGCGCCTGCGTTCGCGATGCGGCGGCCCCGAGGTCGCCCAGGCCACGACCGAGCAGATTGAGGCACGCATCGCCCTGCTGCGCGAGTGGTTCGTCGGCCGCCACTGA
- a CDS encoding nicotinate phosphoribosyltransferase, with the protein MPASTSTSLLTDMYELTMLDASLKDGTAHRRCTFELFGRRLPATRRFGVVAGTGRILEALERFEFDEEQIDWLKDQGIISEEAAQFLASWRFAGDIWGYAEGECYFPGSPLLTVEGTFADCTLLETLLLSILNHDCAVASAASRMTIAAHGRPCMDMGARRAHERAAVSAARAAIIGGFQGTSDLEAAKRYGIRCIGTAAHAFTLLHDTERDAFDSQVSKLGPGTTLLVDTYDIKQGVINAVEAARAAGGELGAVRLDSGDLVAQAFKVRGQLDAMGATTTKITVTSDLDEYAIAALGAAPVDSYGVGTKLVTGSGVPTAALVYKVVQREDSDGHIVSVAKKAESKSTVGGRKVAGRIMGEDGYATEELLLVGPSFEEGQAILAERGARPLQVQLVRGGQIDAAAWGPEALSRAQDRHLRARNELPYQAWRLSEGEVAIPTRYEQVD; encoded by the coding sequence ATGCCTGCATCGACATCCACTTCATTACTGACCGATATGTACGAGCTCACGATGCTCGACGCCTCCTTGAAGGATGGCACCGCGCATCGTCGCTGCACGTTTGAGCTGTTTGGCCGTCGCCTGCCCGCCACCCGCCGCTTCGGCGTCGTGGCTGGAACCGGCCGTATTCTCGAGGCCCTGGAACGCTTCGAGTTCGACGAGGAGCAGATCGACTGGCTGAAGGACCAGGGAATCATCTCCGAGGAAGCCGCCCAGTTCCTGGCGTCGTGGCGATTCGCGGGCGATATCTGGGGCTACGCCGAGGGCGAGTGCTACTTCCCCGGTTCTCCCCTGCTGACCGTTGAAGGCACTTTCGCGGACTGTACGCTCCTGGAGACGCTGCTCCTGTCGATCCTTAATCACGACTGCGCCGTGGCTTCTGCTGCCTCGCGTATGACGATTGCCGCCCACGGCCGACCCTGCATGGACATGGGTGCGCGCCGCGCCCATGAGCGCGCCGCCGTTTCCGCCGCGCGGGCCGCCATCATCGGCGGTTTCCAGGGCACCTCCGACCTCGAGGCCGCCAAACGCTACGGGATCCGTTGCATCGGCACGGCTGCCCACGCATTCACGCTTCTGCACGACACCGAGCGCGACGCTTTCGATTCCCAGGTCTCCAAGCTGGGTCCGGGCACGACGCTGCTCGTGGATACCTATGACATCAAACAGGGCGTCATCAACGCCGTCGAGGCTGCGCGCGCTGCGGGCGGCGAACTGGGCGCGGTGCGTCTGGACTCGGGCGACCTGGTCGCTCAGGCGTTCAAGGTGCGAGGACAGCTCGACGCGATGGGTGCCACGACCACGAAGATCACGGTGACCTCCGACCTGGACGAGTACGCGATCGCCGCCCTGGGCGCTGCCCCGGTGGACTCCTACGGCGTGGGCACCAAGCTGGTGACGGGCTCGGGCGTTCCGACGGCGGCCCTGGTTTACAAGGTCGTCCAGCGCGAGGACAGCGATGGGCATATCGTGTCAGTCGCCAAGAAGGCCGAATCGAAGTCCACGGTCGGCGGACGCAAGGTTGCCGGCCGCATCATGGGCGAAGACGGATACGCGACCGAGGAGCTCCTGCTCGTCGGTCCATCCTTCGAAGAGGGGCAGGCTATCCTGGCCGAGCGCGGTGCCCGCCCGCTGCAGGTGCAGCTGGTTCGCGGCGGCCAGATCGATGCTGCCGCCTGGGGCCCCGAGGCGCTGTCCCGCGCCCAGGATCGCCACCTGCGCGCCCGCAACGAGCTGCCCTACCAGGCGTGGCGCCTCTCCGAGGGTGAGGTCGCGATCCCCACGCGCTACGAGCAGGTCGACTGA
- the clpS gene encoding ATP-dependent Clp protease adapter ClpS, which translates to MTTILQPASRAHEAPTAVPRWRAVVWDDPVNLMSYVSAVFRQYFGYSAARADELMMAVHTRGRATVSAGVRERIEADVMAMHSYGLRATIEEDRD; encoded by the coding sequence ATGACAACGATCCTCCAACCCGCGTCTCGCGCGCACGAAGCACCCACAGCGGTGCCGCGTTGGCGCGCCGTCGTGTGGGACGATCCTGTCAATCTCATGAGCTACGTGAGCGCTGTTTTTCGGCAGTATTTCGGCTATTCCGCGGCCCGCGCTGACGAGCTCATGATGGCTGTCCACACGCGCGGACGCGCCACCGTTTCAGCGGGAGTGCGTGAGCGCATCGAAGCCGACGTGATGGCAATGCACTCCTATGGGCTGCGCGCCACCATCGAAGAGGACAGAGACTGA
- a CDS encoding DUF2017 family protein codes for MEGFAPRDGGFASSMSRDEALLLRQLATEVLVVLDDPGDFGMTSSMLSALTETELRRDAPRERTLRMLLPSMSENGDDAARMRALTEDLLRREKSVRLRSIVSDLDHIVHGGSDTLVIRPDDVWSWLGALNDIRLGLAGELDLSNQSDARRIEELAMREPTGERSQTVAAIYMLVTWWQDSLLEAVNNP; via the coding sequence ATGGAAGGTTTCGCTCCTCGAGACGGCGGCTTTGCTTCGTCGATGAGTAGAGACGAAGCACTGCTCTTGCGTCAGCTGGCCACCGAGGTGCTCGTCGTCCTCGACGATCCCGGTGACTTTGGCATGACCTCGTCGATGCTCAGTGCGCTCACCGAAACTGAACTGCGCAGGGATGCCCCGCGTGAACGAACCCTGCGGATGCTGCTTCCCTCCATGAGTGAGAACGGTGATGACGCCGCGCGGATGCGTGCCCTCACCGAGGACCTGCTGCGCCGCGAGAAGTCGGTTCGGCTGCGCTCAATCGTCAGCGATCTTGACCACATCGTCCACGGTGGGTCCGATACCCTCGTCATACGCCCCGATGACGTGTGGTCGTGGCTGGGTGCCCTCAACGACATACGCCTTGGCTTGGCCGGTGAGCTGGACCTATCGAACCAGAGTGATGCGCGGCGCATCGAAGAATTAGCGATGCGCGAGCCGACGGGGGAGCGCTCGCAGACTGTCGCCGCGATCTATATGCTCGTTACATGGTGGCAGGACTCACTCCTTGAAGCCGTCAATAATCCTTAG
- the murI gene encoding glutamate racemase, with amino-acid sequence MNNAPIGIFDSGLGGLTVARAVIDKLPDEEIIYLGDTEHTPYGPRAIAQVRSLTLSALDELASRGVKALVIACNTATAAALADARERYWIDAGIPVIEVITPAARQSVIATRNHHVGVIATKATIESEAYLRALAAVPGLAVSQQACPAFVDFVEAGVTTGDAIEAVAREYLTPLKEAGVDTLILGCTHYPLLTGVIGRIMGEGVTLVTSSEATANVTYNELVDRGLLHDPWPAGEGPSHQFLATGASESFPHLARRFLGPEVGSVVRVNTGGGVA; translated from the coding sequence ATGAACAACGCCCCGATCGGAATTTTCGACTCGGGCCTAGGTGGGCTGACGGTGGCTCGTGCAGTCATCGACAAACTGCCCGACGAAGAGATCATCTACCTGGGCGACACCGAGCACACGCCCTATGGTCCACGCGCTATCGCGCAGGTGCGTTCGCTGACGCTGTCCGCCCTTGATGAGCTGGCCTCGCGTGGTGTAAAGGCTCTTGTCATCGCCTGCAATACGGCCACCGCCGCCGCGCTCGCGGACGCTCGGGAACGATACTGGATCGACGCTGGCATCCCCGTTATCGAGGTCATCACCCCCGCCGCTCGCCAGAGCGTCATCGCTACCCGTAACCATCACGTCGGCGTCATCGCCACGAAGGCAACCATCGAGTCCGAGGCGTACCTGCGCGCGCTCGCGGCCGTCCCCGGGCTCGCGGTTAGCCAGCAGGCGTGCCCCGCGTTCGTCGACTTCGTCGAGGCCGGGGTGACTACGGGTGACGCGATCGAGGCCGTGGCGCGCGAGTACCTGACCCCCCTAAAGGAAGCGGGCGTTGATACGTTGATCCTGGGGTGTACCCACTATCCGCTGCTGACCGGCGTCATTGGCCGCATCATGGGCGAGGGCGTCACGCTTGTGACTTCCTCCGAGGCCACGGCAAACGTCACCTACAACGAGCTGGTGGATCGCGGCCTCCTGCATGACCCGTGGCCCGCGGGCGAGGGGCCGAGCCACCAGTTCCTCGCCACGGGTGCTTCCGAGTCTTTCCCTCATTTGGCTCGTCGTTTCCTTGGCCCCGAGGTGGGTTCCGTTGTCCGCGTGAATACCGGTGGTGGTGTCGCATGA